Proteins encoded together in one Ammospiza caudacuta isolate bAmmCau1 chromosome 27, bAmmCau1.pri, whole genome shotgun sequence window:
- the RPRML gene encoding reprimo-like protein: MNGSFFNQTLLEQAADPNRTQSLGMLLACCNGTSAVLATDAGSLVLAPDERSLFITRVVQIAVLCVLSLTVMFGVFFLGCNLLIKSESMINFLVKDRRPSKDVGAAIMGLY; the protein is encoded by the coding sequence ATGAATGGATCCTTTTTCAACCAGActctcctggagcaggcagctgaCCCCAACAGGACTCAGAgcttggggatgctcctggcCTGCTGCAATGGGACCAGCGCGGTGCTGGCGACGGATGCTGGCTCCTTGGTCCTGGCACCCGATGAGAGGAGCCTTTTCATCACAAGGGTGGTGCAGATTGCTGTCCTCTGCGTCCTCTCCTTGACTGTGATGTTTGGTGTCTTCTTTTTGGGCTGCAACCTGCTCATCAAGTCAGAGAGCATGATTAACTTTCTGGTGAAAGACCGAAGACCTTCCAAGGACGTGGGCGCTGCAATCATGGGACTTTACTGA